The stretch of DNA TCATTTCCCCCCGCGGTCGCAATTTCGATGAGCGGAGTGCCAATGTCACCAGCACCAACGATGACGATATACATCTGGAATCGGGGTTCTCCGCCGGTTATTGAAAGTGTGTCGCTTCTCAGATTTGCGTGACCCACGCGACGTAGTCGTCCGACCGCTCATAGACAGTACAGAACGCCACATCGACGAACGCCGCGACGCGTTCTGGGTCGGTGCGCGCGGCGATGCGGACGTTCGCACCCTCTGCTTCCTCAGGGCGGGTGAGCTCGTCGATTTTGAACGCCGGATAGTCTGCGAGCAGGGCTTTGAGGCGGTCGAGTTCGGCCGCGGTGCAATCGAGGTTGAGCGTGCCCGAGGCAAACTGTATCCACGGAGCGAGGGACTCGCCCTCGACTTCGGCTTCGATGGTGAGAAACTGGCTGTCTCGACTGTCGTGTGCGGCAATCGCATCGACGAAAAGTGCCCGACGCGTGTCGGCGGTATCGGCGGCAAATCGCGTCATGCGGACGGCTTTGTCGCGGAGGAGTAAAAGCGAGGGGGCCGCAGGTTGGCAGGACCTTCGCCCGTTTCCATACGCCTTTTAGGGCTGGCCTCAAATTCTCGGCTATGAGTCAGCCGCACATCCTGTTGCTCGGCGCACCGGGCGCTGGTAAAGGCACCCAGAGCAGTCGAATCGTGGAGGCGTTCGATGTCGAACACGTCACGACAGGTGACGCACTGCGCGCCAACAAGGACATGGAGACGGAGTACGGCACGCCTCGGTCGTTCATGGAAGCAGGCGAACTTGTCCCCGACCCGGTCGTAAACGCCATCGTCGAAGAGGCGCTCACGAGCGCGGACGGCTTCGTCTTAGACGGCTACCCGCGCAACTTAGAGCAGGCAGAAGAACTCGACGACATGACGAGCCTCGATCTCGTTGCCTACCTCAACGTTGCAGAAGAGGAACTCGTAGAACGTCTGACCGGCCGCCGCGTTTGCAGTGAGTGTGGCACCAATTTCCACATCAAATTCAACCAGCCCGCAGTACAGGGCGTCTGCGACGAGTGTGGCGGCGACCTCATCCAGCGTGACGACGACACCGAAGAGACCGTCCGCGAGCGCCTGCGCGTCTTTCGGGAGAACACGGAACCGGTCATCGAGTTCTACCGCGAGCGCGGCCAGCTCGTCGAAATCGACGGCGAAGGCACGCCCGACGAGGTCTGGGGGAAGCTGAAAGCCGCCATCGAAGCCGCACAGTAAGCGACTTTTCTTCCGGCGCGAAGCCGGTTTTCCGGCGCGCGCAGAGTAAAAGGTTGATTAACAGCTAGTGCCAAGAGAGGGCAATGGCACGGACAGCGGAAAAAGTGACCGCACTCGTCAACCAAGACGGGTCGATGGCCGACGCCCTCAACGTCGTCCTCGAACACGCCCAAAACGGAGATGGCTCCGTGACGTGGGGCGATGTGAAAGGCGAGATTACGAGCGGCGAGTGGGGTCGTCTCATCGAGAAGGGCATCCTGGTGGAGGGGAACGGCGAAGGGTTCGTCGTCAACAACCCAGACCAGGTGCGCGCGGCGCTCGATGACACCACCCCGGGCACGAAAAGTCGGTCGCGGTCGAAGAAGTCGAACAGTAGCGACACAGATTCGAGTTGGTCATCCTACGACAAGGCCGCAGCCCTCATCACCGTGGGGCTGTTCGCGGGCTACTCCTATGGCCCCGTTCGCGACATCATCGGTGGGGGGATGAACGTCCTCCTTGGTCCGCTCGAATCGATGTTGCCGTTCTACGTCGTCGTGATGGTGCTTGCACTCTTTACTGGGCTTTACTCGACGCTCTTGCAGGCGAACCTCATGGACATGGAGAAGATGGGCGAGTACCAGTCTGCGATGAAGGAGATTCAAGAGCGGCGCAAGGCCGCCCAAGAGCGCGGCGACGACGCCGAACTCGAACGCATCCAAGAAGAGCAGATGGAAGCCATGGGCGACAACCTCGGCATGTTCAAAGAGCAGTTCCGCCCGATGGTGTGGATTATGCTCCTGACCATCCCGGTGTTCCTCTGGATGTACTGGATGCTCCTCACCCGCGGTGACGTGATTACGCCGAACCAAATCACCATGCCGCTGATCGGGACGGTCGGCTGGGAAGAGGGTGTCCTTGGCCCACTGCAGGCGTGGATTCTCTGGTACTTCGTCTGCTCGGTGAGCTTCACCCAAATCATCCGCAAATCGCTCAACATCCAGACGACGCCGACGTAACGAACTTCTTTTTACTCCCTCGCTCGGAGGGTGTATATGCTAATTACCGTCTCCGGACCAGCCGGAAGCGGCAAGAGTACCACCGCGAAAGCGCTCGCCGAGGCACTTGGCTACGAGCACATCAGCGGTGGCGACCTCTTTCGCTCTCTTGCAGAAGAACGTGGACTGACACCGCTCGAACTCAACAAGCGCGCAGAAGAAGACGAGCAAATCGACCGCGACTTGGATCGAAGACTGCGCGACATCGCCCGCGACAAAGACGACGTGGTGCTCGAATCGCGCCTCGCTGGCTGGCTCGCAGGCGAGTACGCAGACCTCCGCCTCTGGCTTGATGCGCCACTGCACGTCAGAGCCGCACGGATTGCAGACCGCGAGGGCAAACCCGTAGAGCAAGCACGAAAGGAGACGCGCGCTCGCTCAAGCAGTGAAGCCCAGCGATATCAAGAGTACTACGGCATCGACATCACCAACCTCTCTATCTACGACCTGAACGTCAACACGGCGCGTTGGAGCCCGGAAAGCGCGCTCGCCATCGTCCGAACTGCGGCCGAAGAGTACACCGCAGCAGACGACGAAGGGACGGTCGAGATAACCATCGACTACCAGTTCTAATGCACACACGCGGCCCACCCGAAGAACGACGCCCCACAGACCGCCTCCAGTTCGGGGTCATCAACCTCGACAAACAGCCCGGCCCGTCGGCCCATCAGGTGACCGGCTGGGTGCGCGATTTGGCCGGAGTCGAACAGGCCGCCCACGCGGGAACCTTAGACCCGAAAGTCACGGGCTGTCTCCCGATTTTACTCGGTGACGCCACGCGCATGGCACAGGTGTTCTTAGAGGGCGAAAAGGAGTACGTCGCGGTGCTCGAACTCCACGGCCGCGCACCTGCGGACCTGGAAGCGACAGTGGAGGAGTTCGTCGGCCCGATTTACCAGAAACCGCCGCGCAAGAGCGCCGTGGTTCGTCGCCTGCGCGTCCGCGAGATTTACGACATCGACGTGCTCGAAGTCGCAGAGCGCCAAGCCCTCCTGAGAATTCGCTGTGAGAGCGGCACGTACATCCGGAAACTGTGCCACGATATCGGCCTCGCGCTCGGAACCGGCGGGCACATGGGCCACCTCCGCCGGACGGCCACGACGCCGTTCGACGATTCGACCATGGTGACGCTCCACGACTTCGCAGACGCGCTTGCCTTCGCCGAAGACGGCGACGAAAGCTGGCTCGACGAGGTGGTGCAGCCAGCAGAGCGCGCGCTCACTCACCTGCCGAAGGTTACGATTGCGCCAAATGCGGCCGAACAGGTCGCAAACGGCGCACAGGTGTACGCCCCCGGCGTGATTTCAGTCGAAGGCGTCGAAGACGGCGCCGAGGCAGACCGCCCACTCGTGGCGTGCTACACGCCGGACGGCGCGGTCGTGTGCCTCGGCAGACTGGTCGGTGCCCCGTCTCGGGAGACGGGCTGTGTGGTCTCCTTAGAGCGCGTTCTCGTCTGAGGAAACCCGTAGGCGGGACGCCGAAGCGAAGGGCTTAATGTGCCCACTCACATCTGCCGTATTGCGGGACCGTGGGGTAGCCTGGTATCCTCTGCGGATGGGGTCCGTAGGACCTGAGTTCGAATCTCAGCGGTCCCACCTTTTGACGCGAATAACGCTACGAGCGCCGCGTAGCGTGTGCGAGTAACTCCGTGAGCGTCGAAAGGTGGACAGAGCCTTGGCGTCTTGCGCGAGCGTGAAGAGCGACTGGCATCCACATTCAACCTCGCGTCCACCTTGCACATGCAAGCCCCAACCCGCCGCCGTACAGGACTTTCAAGCCAATCGGCCCAAGCACATACAAGTGGTCGCGCCAAATCAGTGGTATGGGGTTGGGTAAATTACTGAACTCTCGGGGAATAAAGCGGCTAAGTACGCTGTCGATGATTGCAGAGGCGGCGGTTGCGTTCCGTCGTGGAGAGAAGAAGATTGGAGCGATGCTCATCGGGGCGGCCGTGCTCTCCATGCGCTGGAGTGCCGTTGGGCTGGCCGGTGAGGGATTGATTCGACTGTACCGTCGGAAACGACCACTCTAAGCAAGCCAATGACAGACGATAACTCCGAAGACAAAGCCGAGGCAGCACAGGCACAGCAAGAAGCGCGAAACGAGCACGAACAGGAGCGCAAACAGGAAAAGCTCGAACGCGAAGACCAGAAACGAGAGCAGGAAGCCGAAAAAGCGGAGAATCCGGACAACCACCGCGACGGCGAGCCGTTCCAGAGCTGATTTTTTAGAGCAGTCCGGCGACGACGAGCAGCGCAAGGGCGACCGCGCCCGCGGTGAAAAACAGCGGGAGGTTCTGCTCTACGGCCACCTTCGCGGTTTTACTGCCGAGTTCGCGGCGGAGACGGCGGAGACCGACTTGGAGGAGGCCGGAGAGAATCACCCAGAGGACGACCATCGAGATGACGAGGTGGCCCCGCCCGGTCGAGGCCAGCGAGCCAAAGGTGTAGAAGTTCCCGGCGAGGTGGCCGCCGGTGATAAGCAAGAGAAGAATCGAGGCGGTCGTCACGGTGGTAAAGCGCCCGGCAATCCACTTGAGACCGTCAGTGCTCATCTGCCCGGCGCGGGCGGCGGGGAGGATGATACCGACGAAAAAGAGCGTGCCGCCGACCCAGATGCCGGCGAACAGCATGTGGAACACGGCCATAATCGTATCAATGAGTGCCATGTTCCGAGTATGGCACCGGGGTGTCCAAATTGTTCCGGTTGCTGAATTGTTTGGTCAGGCCGGGACCCATTGCGACCCAGAATTGCGGGTGACGATGATGCCTTCTGCTCGCCATTCGTCACAGACGGCCGGTATGCCGTCGTGGATTGTTGGGTAGTGTGGCGTCCAGCCGGTCGCGTCCCGAAAGTGGGCGGCCGAGGTCGGCATCGGGCGGGTCAGAAAGCGGACGAGGCCGCTGCCAGCGACGAGGCGTCCCAAAAACGGTGGGATGTGTCTCGGTTCCGGGGCATCGAGTGCCTCCGCGAAGGTGTGTAGGTACTCGGCCAGCGAGACTGGCGTTTCATCAACGACGTGATAACGTCCCACTGCTCCGGCCTCCATCGCATCGACGAAGGCACGTGCTGCGTCCTCGACGTGCAGGTGGCTGAGGAGGGCGTCGCCTCGGCCAATGATGGGCATCCGTCGAGAGAGCACCCGTTGGGCAATGGTCTGTGTCTGGGTGCTGCCAGCGGAGTAGAACCAGCCACAGCGCAGGATTGTCGTGTCGAACTCGTTCGTGGTTCCCGCCGCGGTGACGATGTCCTCTGCGTCGAGCGCCGAGGCAGTCGTTCGGTCGGGGTGGGGTGGTGCGGTCTCGTCGTAGAAACTCCCGTCTGGCTGGCGGGCAACCCAGACGATGCTTTGTTGGAGGAACTGCGAAGCGTCCACCGCCGCGGCCACATCGGTAAGGTTTCGCGTTCCCTCGCGGCGAACGCGGTCGTTCAGTTGCCATGCAGCCCGTTTGGGGCGAGCAGTCGTGGGGATGGCGGTCGCAGCGTTGATAATCACGTCCGCGCCGAGCGCCGCTTCACGGAGTGAGTCGGGGTCTAACACGTCCCCGCGTCGAGGATGCCCGCCCGCCAATTCGATGCGTCTGTCACCCGCTGCCCCCCGCGACAGACCAATCGCTTCGTGACCACGGTTCGTGCACGCTTCGACCAACCTTTGTCCGAGGACACCCGTTGCTCCCGCAATGAACACCTGCATAGCTGGAAGTAGGAGTGCAGTAGGGATACTCGTTACCAGAAACGGGAAATAGTCGAGTTAGTCGTGCTTTGCGGCGGGGTTGGTCACCGCGCCGATTGCGGCCGAGCCGAACAGTTGGCCGTACTTTGCGAGCACGCCCGAGTCGTAGTTCGGTGCGGGTGCCTCCCAGTCGTCGAGTCGGGCGGCGAGTTCGGCCTCAGAGAGGTCGATGTCGAGGGAGCGTTCCGGGATGTCCACCGTAACGATATCGCCCTCTTCGAGGACGGCGATTGGCCCGCCGACGAACGCTTCGGGGGCGACGTGGCCAATCATCGGGCCACGCGTGCCGCCGGAGAACCGGCCGTCGGTGATGAGCGCCACGTCGTCTTCGTGGCCCGCCCCGACGACGGCGGCGGTGACGCCGAGCATTTCGCGCATGCCGGGGCCGCCCTGTGGCCCTTCGTTGCGGATGACGATGACGTCGCCCGATTCGATGTGACCCTCTTGGACGTAGGCCATCGCGTCCTCTTCGTCTTCGAAGATGCGGGCGGGGCCTTCGTGGTGGAACTTGTCGTCGCCGGTGACTTTGAGCACCGCGCCGTCGGGCGCGAGGTTGCCTTTGAGGATTTTGATGGCTCCCTCTGCCTGTTTCGGTTCCTCGACAGTGTAGAGGAAGTCTGTCTCGATGTCCTCGTCTGCAGGCAGGTCGAGCTGGTCGAGTTCGTCTGCGATGGTGCGGCCGGTCACGGTCATCGCGTCGCCGTGGATGAGTCCGGCGTCGAGCAGACGGCGGATGACGATTGGAACGCCGCCGATTTCGTGGAGGTCGTTCATGACCCGCGTGCCGCCGGGCTGGAGGTCGGCGATTTTCGGCGTGCGACGCGAGATCTCGTCGAAGTCGTCGATATCGAGGTCGATGCCCGCCTCGCGGGCGAGCGCGAGCAGGTGGAGCACGCCGTTGGTCGAACCACCAATCGCGGTCTGGACGGCGATGGCGTTCTCGAAGGATTTTCGGGAGAGAATGTCGGAGGGACGGCGGTCTTCGCGGATGACCTCGACGGCGAGTTCGCCTGCGCGTCGGGCCACGTCGTAGCGTTCGTCGTGTTCTGCGGGTGCGCTTGCACTCCCGAGTGGGGCCATGCCGAGCGCTTCGCTGATGGATGCCATCGTGTTCGCGGTGAACATCCCACCGCAGGAACCCGCGCCGGGACAGGCGTGGCGCTCTAGCTCGTCTAATTCTTCTTCGCTCATGTCGCCGGTTGCGTACGCGCCGACGCCTTCGAACACCTGGACGATGGTCACGTCGCGGCCGTCGTGGTGGCCGGGCATGATGGAGCCACCGTAGAGAAAGACGCTCGGGAGGTCGGTTCTGATGGATGCCATCATCATCCCCGGGAGGTTTTTGTCACAGCCCGCGACCGTGACGAGGCCGTCGAGTCGTTCCCCGAAGGCGACGAGCTCAACCGAATCGGCGATGACTTCTCGGGAGATGAGCGAGGCTTTCATCCCTTCGGTGCCCATCGAGATGGCGTCCGAGATGGTGATGGTGCCGAACTCAATTGGCATACCGCCCGACTGGTCGACCCCTTCGATGGCCGAGGCCGCAACGTCGTCTAAGTGGACGTTACACGGCGTGATGTCCGCGGCGGGGTTTGCGATGCCAATCATGGGCGAGGCGAGGTCTTCGTCGTCGAAGCCCATCGCCCGGAACATGGCGCGGTGTGGCGCTCGTTCTGGCCCCTCGGTGACATCGCGGGAGGGAAGCCCCTCTGGCTTCTCTAACTTCTGCTTGTGACGCTGGCTCATACGCGGAGGTAGCCACGGAGGTTCTTAAAAGGCCGCACCCGAACAGATGTTGCTGTCATTCCGAAACAACAGAACACCTTTGCCGTCGGGGGCGGGAAAACAGGGTGATGAACGCCGACTGGCCGGAGGCTGCCGTCGTCATCGCCGCCTACGAGGAGGCCGACTCGGTTGGCCGCACGTTTGACGCGCTCGCTGGGCAGGACGCCGAGGTCATCGTCGTGGTCGGCGGCGACGACGAAACGGCCGAGATTGCGATAGCCCACGACGCCGTCGACCGCGTTCTCTGCGACGAAGCCGAAGACGGCCCGAGCGCCGCGCGCAATCAGGGCGCACGCGCCGCGTCAGCAGAAGTCGTCTGTTTCACCGACGCGGACACTGTTGTTCCAAACTACTGGGTCGCAAAGCATCGGCGTCACTATACGGATGATACGGTGGCGGGCGTTGGCGGCCCGCTCCGGCCACAGGGAAACAGCACGAAACACCGAATTTTGTTCAAACTCCTCTCTGACTACTGGTATCGCGCGGCGTGGCCCGTCGGCTTCGTTCAGCAATCGGGGAACAACTGTTCGTATCGCCGGAGTGCGTTTCTCGAAGCCGGTGGCTTCGACGAGGAGATTCCGTTCATGGAAGATACCGAGTTGTCCCTTCGGATGAAGCACTACGGGCGCATCGTCTACGACAAGGAGTGTCCGGTGTACACCTCGACGCGTCGCCAGACCAACCAGGGCTACGTCGGGCTGTTTCTCACCTACGTTCGCGGCTATCTCGATTACTTCGTCCTCGACCGGCGACCCGACAACGGCTACTTTAAATAGTCAGTTGCCACTGTCGAAACCCCGATACCACAACCACGCCAAGCGACGGCCATGGTGCGGGTCTCGACCGGTGGTCGTCTCCACTTTGGCTTTAGCAACCTCTCGCTTGCGCACGCGCGCCTCTACGGCGGCGTCGGCGTCACGCTCGCAGAGCCACGCGTGGTGGTCGAAGCCCACCCCGCAGACGGCGTTGTGTGTGACCACCCGGTCGCCGCCCGCTACGCACAAGACGCAGTCGCCGTCCTCGGCGTGCCCGGCGCGCGCGTGACGGTACACGAAGAACTGCCCCGACACGTCGGTCTCGGGAGCGGCACACAGCTCGCGTTGGCGACGCTCAAAGCCGTCGCAGAGGCGAACGATCAGGAGATTTCCGTGCGCGAAGTTGCGCCGACGCTCGGCCGCGGCGGGCGCAGCGGCATCGGAGTGGCAGGTTTCGAGTCAGGTGGGTTCATTTTCGACGCCGGTCACCCGACGGAGCGATTCACGACAAATCGCCCGGCGGACGGCGAGTGGGACGTGCCCGCGGTTGCGGCGCGCCACGACATCCCCACAGACTGGCGGTTCGTCGTCGTGATTCCAGCCATCCCATCGGGGCGAAGCGGCGCGGACGAAGACGAGAGCATTCGGACGGTCGTCGAAGACGCAGACCCGATGCTCGCAGACGACATTTCGACCCAAATTGCCCGGCGCATCCTGCCCGCGGTCGCAGAGGGCGACTGGCGGACGTTTGGCTCGGCGGTGGCGACCATCAGCCGCCTCAATGGCGCGTGGTACGCAGACGAACAGGGCGGCGTGTTCCGCCCGCCCCTTGGGGAACTCGTGAATACGCTGACCGCGAGCGGCGCGGTGTCGGGCGCAGGCCAGTCGTCGTGGGGACCAGCAGTGTTCGGCGTGACCGACCGCGACCACGCGGAAGCAGCCCGAAACGTGGCACACGAAGCGCTCGACGCGGTTTCGGTATCGGGCGAGGTGTTCGTCACCCGGGGTCGAAACGCTGGGGCGGACATTCATTCGGAGTAACACGTAAGCGGGAGGCCTGCCATAGCCCGGTATGAAGCGCATCCCCTTTGGCATCCCGCGGCTCGACTCCATCATCGACGGTGGCGCACCCGCCGGGAGCGTCGTCTTGCTGTCTGGAGAAGCAGGGGCAGGGGCACGGGAGTTCATGTACACGAGCGCCGTGATGAACGGCCTCGCAGACGGTGATACGGAACTGTTCGACCTCTACTACGGCGACGTGCAACCGGAAACGGTGTTTCCGGACGAAGTTCATTATCTGTCATTTACCGCAGACGAAGCCCAACTCACCCGTGAGATTGGGATGACCATCGACGAAGAAATCGTCGAACAGAGCGTCGAGGCAATTACGTTTCACGACCTCTCAGACGAGTATTTCAACGAGAGCCAAGTGCCGAGAGAGTGGTACGCAGAGAAGGCGCTCTCAATCGAAGACCTCGGCACGTCACACGACTCAGAAGGCGTGCTTACGGCACTCTCCCACTGCCTCGACCGCGTCGCAAGCGGCAACCTCGTCGTCATTGACTCGCTCACTGACCTCGTGAGCATCGTCTCCGACGAACGCCCGTGGGCTGACATCACGCTGATAATTAAAGGCCTCCAGAAGGCAGCCTACCGGTGGGACGGCCTGATTCTCCTCTACATCAACGCAGAGACGATTCAGCCAGAAGAACACGAACAACTGGTCGAAGCGACCGACGGGACGATGGAATTTACGTGGGAAACCGGCGGGTCGAGTCGGGCGCGAACCATGTTCGTCAAACAGTTCCGCGGCATCCTCCCACGGATTGAGGCTGAAAACATCGTTCGATTCGAAACTGAAATTAACGACTCCGGGTTCGACATTAGCAACGTGCAGAAAATCAGATAAGTTGGAAGGAACGTTTATGGTGATTGTTCCGAAATCTGTACTGAATGGAGGGTGAGGAATCGAGGGATGTGGCGGTGCGGATACCGGAGTCGCTTGACGAGTGGCTCACAGCAAAAACAGCGGCGCTTGGCGTCTCGCGTGAGACGCTCCTCGTCCAGTTGCTTGCGGCGTATCGGTTGACTGACGAAACCACCGCAGGTGACCTCAAAGCGGCGCTCGAACAACACGATGCAGTCGATAGCAACCAGCTTGCGGCAGTCGAGTCTGCGCTCACACAGAAAGTCGACACAGAAGTGGGCGAGCTAGACGAGAAGGTCAACTCGCTCATCGACGACGTACGAGCGCGAGTCATTCAGGTGAAAAAAGAGGCAGATTCGAAAGCAGAGAGCGACCACACGCACCCAGAACTCTCGACCGTCGAAACTCTCGAAGAGTCAGTAAACCGCCTCCAAGACGAAGTAGACCGGCTGGAAACCGCCGTAGACCACGAGGCGAGCACGCGCACGGACGAACACACGGCGCTTCGTGAGCGTATCGACGACCTCGAATCGAAGCTCCAGACCGTTGCCCGCGTCACACTCGACATGCGCAACGTGGTGCGCACTGACGCAGAGCGCGCAGAGCGCGAGCGACTGCTTTCAACCCTCAGAGAGATTGCGACGGAGGAGGGCGTGCGCAACGCGAAGTGTGGCGCGTGTGGCGCGCCAATCGACGTGGCGCTCCTCAATGACCCAACCTGTCCGGGCTGTGGCCACCTGTTCACCGACATTGAACCGGGGACGTGGCTCATTCGCTCGCCACGACTCGTGAACACCCGCCCCGAACTCGAAGTCGGAGGCGACGAGGAGACCGACTTAGACGTGCTCGCGGAGGTCGTCGGCGAGGTCGAAGTCGCCCCCGGAGGTAACAACCAATGACGCGCGACGACCACGACATCTTCGACCAACTCGCAGCGGAGACGAGCCACGAGGTGAAAGACCCGCTTTCAGAACTCGGCGCCGAGTCGCTGCGTGACGAAGAAGCCAAAACACTCGCCGAGGACGACCTCTGGGACGCGCTCGCGGACACAGACGACATGACGATTACGAGCACAGCCGGCGAGGGCGAAGAGGCCATCGTGGAAAAACAGGACTTCTGTGAGTCCTGCGAGCACTTCACCGCACCGCCGGAGGTCGGCTGTACGAACGACGGGACGAAAATCGTCGAACAGACCGACATGCGCCACTTCAAGGTGCGAAACTGCCCCGTCGTCGCCCAACGGCGCGAACTCGAAGAAGAGCGCTAACCCTTTTTTGCGCAGAGCGACAACCCGCGTCCATGCAATTTTGCGACGAGTGTGGCTCCATGATGCACGCAGACGGCGATGAGATGGTGTGCAAGAGCTGTGGCGCGCGCGTGCCAAAGGACAAAGAGGCCGCGAAAAGCTTCGTCAGCACGGAAAAGCAAACCTTCGACGACGTTATCGAAACCAGCGAAGAGGCCTCAGACGAGGGGAAACCAACCGCCAACGAAGAGTGCAAAAAGTGTGGGCACGACCGCGCGTGGTACACCATCAAGCAGACCGGGTCTGCTGACGAGCCACCGACGCGGTTTTTCAAGTGTATGGAATGCGGGCATCGGTGGCGAGGGTATAGCTGAGGGCAGGTGTCGAGTAGCCGACGCGATAGTTCGAGACACATCACGCCGATTGGATGACGTGCTGCGGGCCCGAGACTGGGTGGGCTCACGTGAAGCAAAACACCATTACCTCCCGTGTCCGTGGCTAGTGGTATGGGTTCAACGGACAAGGTGACCGTCAGAGACGTGATGTCCACGCCGCTTGAGACGATTTCGAAGGGCGCAACGATTCGGGAAGCCGCCCAGCAGATGCGTGAAAAGGATATCAGTGCACTGGTCGTCGAGACCACTCCGCGAGCGATTATTAGCAGTACGGACGTGCTCGATGCCGTCGCGAGCGGGCGTGACATCTCGAAGCTAACCGTAGCTGACGTGATGACCACCAACGTCGAGACGGCCACGCCAAACCTCTACATGGAAGAGGTTGCCGCGATGATGACCAGTTACGGTATCAAACACCTCCCGGTTGTTGACGACGACTACGTCGGAATGATCTCCTCAACCGACGTCATGGCGTACCTCTCCTAAGCAACGTAGCAGTCAAGATATGGGAAGCGAGCAGGTTCACAACTGGACGACGAGGCCCTCACGGGCTCGTTCGTACGTCGTCTCGAATGGGTCGGTGCGGTCGCGGAGCGTCTCTCGCAGCCACGCAGCCTCGTCCTCGGTCGTCGGTCTGACCCCGTCGTCGATGTGGAACGGGACGAGCCGTATCTTTTCGAATTCCCCGTCGATGAGCGTGACTTCGAACAGGTAGCTCTTGTCGTTACCCAGGTCGTCTTTGATACCGAAATCGTCCACAAGGTCGCCGGTATCGTGGAGGATGACGCCGTCTTCGTACTGTTCTATCGCTTGAACCACGTGTGCGCTGTGCCCGTGGACGAGGTCAACGCCGCGGTCTACGAGCCAGTGGCCGAACTCAACCAGTCGGTCGCGGGGACGTTCGATCCAGTTTTCGCCCCAGTGGACGGACGCGACGAGGATATCCGGATCCGTTGCTTTCGCTCGCTCTATTGCGTCACCGACGACGCGCTGAGTTTCCGGACCGTCGTAGTTCCGAGAAATCCAGGCGATTCCGGGTCGATCCTCAGTCGCCGCGTAAAATTCGTACTCGTCTGAAAACGAGATAGCGGCGACATCGAGGCCGCCGACCGAAAACGTCGCGGGTGCGCGCGCAGCCGCCGCGTTTTCGCCAGTGCCCGCGTGTTCGATACCACCTGCATCGAGTGCGTCGATTGTGTCGGTGAGGGCAACCGCGCCGAAATCCATCGCGTGATTGTTGGCGAGCGAGGCGAACGTAACGTTCCCGGCGTTGAGCGCGGGAACCGCCCACGCTGGATCCCCGCGAAAGTGGTAGGTGCGGTCGGGAAATCGTTCTCCACGCGTCGAGAGACAGCATTCGAGGTTACAGAAAACGCCGTCGAGCGACTGGAGTCTGGGCTGGAAGTCACCCCAGATAGTCGCCGGGTCAACGTCTTCGTCGCCATAAATTCCGTTGAGCGATCGTCCGACCATCGTGTCCCCGCCGAATCCAATGGTCGTTTTTCGGTGTGCAGTCGTCGTCGAGTCGACAGTGGTAGCCGGGGTGGTGGTCGACTCGGAGGTGGGAGGGGCGTCGGCCCCAGTGGGCATCTCGGATGGGGGCGAGTCAGTGCTCGTTCCGATGCAGCCTCCGAACGCCACCACGCCCATCGCTGAGAGGAATGCGCGTCGATTCCGCTTCATTCAGTTGTTGGTTCAGTGTCATGTTCTAAATACCTGACGGCGTGAATGCGTAAATAACTGCCCACCAACTGTCCGTAACTGCCCGCGACGACACTGCTTTGCTGGGTCGGTGAGGTTGTGAGAGGGTGTTTATTG from Haladaptatus sp. ZSTT2 encodes:
- the ilvD gene encoding dihydroxy-acid dehydratase, whose protein sequence is MSQRHKQKLEKPEGLPSRDVTEGPERAPHRAMFRAMGFDDEDLASPMIGIANPAADITPCNVHLDDVAASAIEGVDQSGGMPIEFGTITISDAISMGTEGMKASLISREVIADSVELVAFGERLDGLVTVAGCDKNLPGMMMASIRTDLPSVFLYGGSIMPGHHDGRDVTIVQVFEGVGAYATGDMSEEELDELERHACPGAGSCGGMFTANTMASISEALGMAPLGSASAPAEHDERYDVARRAGELAVEVIREDRRPSDILSRKSFENAIAVQTAIGGSTNGVLHLLALAREAGIDLDIDDFDEISRRTPKIADLQPGGTRVMNDLHEIGGVPIVIRRLLDAGLIHGDAMTVTGRTIADELDQLDLPADEDIETDFLYTVEEPKQAEGAIKILKGNLAPDGAVLKVTGDDKFHHEGPARIFEDEEDAMAYVQEGHIESGDVIVIRNEGPQGGPGMREMLGVTAAVVGAGHEDDVALITDGRFSGGTRGPMIGHVAPEAFVGGPIAVLEEGDIVTVDIPERSLDIDLSEAELAARLDDWEAPAPNYDSGVLAKYGQLFGSAAIGAVTNPAAKHD
- a CDS encoding beta-ribofuranosylaminobenzene 5'-phosphate synthase family protein translates to MVRVSTGGRLHFGFSNLSLAHARLYGGVGVTLAEPRVVVEAHPADGVVCDHPVAARYAQDAVAVLGVPGARVTVHEELPRHVGLGSGTQLALATLKAVAEANDQEISVREVAPTLGRGGRSGIGVAGFESGGFIFDAGHPTERFTTNRPADGEWDVPAVAARHDIPTDWRFVVVIPAIPSGRSGADEDESIRTVVEDADPMLADDISTQIARRILPAVAEGDWRTFGSAVATISRLNGAWYADEQGGVFRPPLGELVNTLTASGAVSGAGQSSWGPAVFGVTDRDHAEAARNVAHEALDAVSVSGEVFVTRGRNAGADIHSE
- a CDS encoding glycosyltransferase, whose translation is MNADWPEAAVVIAAYEEADSVGRTFDALAGQDAEVIVVVGGDDETAEIAIAHDAVDRVLCDEAEDGPSAARNQGARAASAEVVCFTDADTVVPNYWVAKHRRHYTDDTVAGVGGPLRPQGNSTKHRILFKLLSDYWYRAAWPVGFVQQSGNNCSYRRSAFLEAGGFDEEIPFMEDTELSLRMKHYGRIVYDKECPVYTSTRRQTNQGYVGLFLTYVRGYLDYFVLDRRPDNGYFK
- a CDS encoding RAD55 family ATPase, which codes for MKRIPFGIPRLDSIIDGGAPAGSVVLLSGEAGAGAREFMYTSAVMNGLADGDTELFDLYYGDVQPETVFPDEVHYLSFTADEAQLTREIGMTIDEEIVEQSVEAITFHDLSDEYFNESQVPREWYAEKALSIEDLGTSHDSEGVLTALSHCLDRVASGNLVVIDSLTDLVSIVSDERPWADITLIIKGLQKAAYRWDGLILLYINAETIQPEEHEQLVEATDGTMEFTWETGGSSRARTMFVKQFRGILPRIEAENIVRFETEINDSGFDISNVQKIR
- a CDS encoding CBS domain-containing protein: MGSTDKVTVRDVMSTPLETISKGATIREAAQQMREKDISALVVETTPRAIISSTDVLDAVASGRDISKLTVADVMTTNVETATPNLYMEEVAAMMTSYGIKHLPVVDDDYVGMISSTDVMAYLS
- a CDS encoding transcription factor S produces the protein MQFCDECGSMMHADGDEMVCKSCGARVPKDKEAAKSFVSTEKQTFDDVIETSEEASDEGKPTANEECKKCGHDRAWYTIKQTGSADEPPTRFFKCMECGHRWRGYS